From Rhineura floridana isolate rRhiFlo1 chromosome 5, rRhiFlo1.hap2, whole genome shotgun sequence, a single genomic window includes:
- the LOC133386064 gene encoding claudin-34-like, which produces MAAGATASYTYIARMPAINQDGSRGSSFLRKTTLPSEFMAGMCTWHSQKRERMPLIVYLGNTLAEAPQKTHKGSLVIRWLSLISCFQLWAFLLAILGFIMCFTSTVSVQWRVWHIQNGTGFSSAIVWIGIWRVCTIQLATAAEKSSLSCLEFNELYSSLSKEILIARDLMALASIVNALAISSMSFALYNVFKPISQKTFIVTFFYIGAGLDLTSGIFVLISVSWNMHCVLLEEGIQFPGFFRLPPIPKRQYVGAAIYVGFVAAAFQLLSGSLVLIETCLLKFSKSHLSKTVVIHESAIARKSESQTTCPKCGSVSTMDLAIQNQSSPYRSFADHMNVSKTSAESAQTTLGPIPTRPVIFVTPCSSKKIIGF; this is translated from the exons atggcggcaggggcgaCAGCCTCTTATACATACatagcacgcatgcctgccatcaaccaagatggcagcaggggcagcagcTTCTTACGGAAGACCACACTGCCATCTGAAtttatggcaggcatgtgcacatggCATTCTCAgaaacgggagag aatGCCTTTAATAGTCTATCTGGGCAATACTCTAGCCGAGGCACCACAGAAGACTCATAAAGGATCCCTGGTGATAAGATGGCTGTCCCTCATTTCTTGCTTCCAATTATGGGCATTTTTGCTGGCTATTCTAGGCTTCATTATGTGTTTTACTTCAACAGTAAGTGTCCAGTGGAGAGTGTGGCATATACAAAATGGCACAGGCTTCAGCTCTGCCATTGTGTGGATTGGAATCTGGAGGGTCTGCACTATACAACTTGCTACTGCTGCTGAAAAGAGCTCATTGAGCTGTCTGGAATTCAATGAATTATACAGTTCCCTCTCCAAGGAAATTTTAATTGCCCGAGACCTAATGGCATTAGCTTCCATTGTGAACGCATTGGCTATAAGTTCTATGTCCTTTGCCCTATATAATGTTTTCAAGCCCATAAGTCAAAAAACATTTATAGTCACTTTTTTTTATATTGGAGCTGGTCTGGACTTGACCTCTGGAATATTTGTGTTAATTTCCGTTTCTTGGAATATGCATTGTGTGTTGCTGGAGGAAGGAATTCAATTCCCTGGTTTTTTCAGATTGCCTCCCATTCCAAAGCGCCAGTATGTTGGTGCTGCGATTTATGTGGGGTTTGTGGCTGCCGCCTTTCAGTTGTTGAGTGGATCACTAGTTCTCATCGAGACATGTTTACTGAAATTCAGCAAATCACACCTGTCAAAAACTGTAGTCATACATGAATCAGCAATTGCAAGAAAGAGCGAGAGTCAAACtacttgtccaaaatgcggttCTGTTTCTACCATGGATCTTGCCATCCAAAATCAATCCAGCCCATATAGGAGTTTTGCAGATCATATGAATGTATCCAAAACCTCAGCTGAATCTGCTCAAACCACACTTGGACCTATTCCAACGCGTCCTGTTATCTTTGTGACTCCATGCAGTAGCAAAAAAATAATTGGCTTCTAA